A genomic window from Desulfuromonas thiophila includes:
- a CDS encoding phage terminase small subunit P27 family: MAGRKKIPTKLHILKGTDRADRRNSSEPEPEACIPDPPPHLSAEALEEWGRITVELDRLGLLTELDRTELAMYCQAYGRWVKYEKIIAEKGELYKTINGNVQTSPAMWVANKAMEQCHKFLTEFGMTPSSRAKVCAGEGKKKTADPWSAFGG; the protein is encoded by the coding sequence GTGGCAGGACGTAAAAAAATCCCAACGAAACTTCACATCCTCAAGGGAACCGACCGGGCCGACCGGCGTAATAGCAGTGAGCCGGAACCTGAAGCCTGTATCCCCGATCCGCCGCCGCACCTTTCGGCCGAGGCACTGGAGGAGTGGGGCCGGATAACCGTTGAGCTGGACCGGCTGGGCCTGCTGACGGAACTGGACCGGACCGAGCTTGCCATGTACTGCCAGGCTTACGGGCGGTGGGTGAAGTACGAAAAAATCATCGCGGAGAAGGGCGAGCTTTACAAAACGATCAACGGCAACGTCCAGACCTCTCCGGCCATGTGGGTGGCGAACAAGGCGATGGAGCAGTGCCACAAATTCCTGACCGAGTTCGGCATGACGCCGAGCAGCCGGGCGAAGGTCTGCGCCGGCGAGGGCAAGAAGAAAACGGCGGACCCCTGGAGCGCGTTCGGTGGCTAA
- a CDS encoding DNA methyltransferase, with product MPPYNVNYESKQAGKIKNDNLKAEAFLDLLRGAFESSFAVMKPGAPIYVAHADTEGLAFRSAFQSAGFKLSGCLVWAKNSLVLGRSDYQWQHEPILYGWKPGAAHRWYGGRKQTTLVDGGGSAFAVNDDGSVTVTVGGEILIISGENLRATPVCSSLFRAEKPRSSADHPTMKPPELIASMLKNSTRKGDIVLDLFAGSGSTLIACEAHGRLARLVELDPLFCDVIVRRWQHFTGKSAVLEATGRPFSEVASGRT from the coding sequence ATCCCCCCCTATAACGTTAACTACGAATCCAAGCAGGCCGGAAAAATTAAGAATGACAACCTTAAGGCGGAGGCGTTTCTGGATCTTCTGCGCGGGGCGTTCGAGTCCTCATTCGCGGTAATGAAGCCCGGTGCTCCGATCTATGTCGCGCACGCCGACACAGAGGGCTTGGCGTTCCGGTCGGCGTTCCAGAGCGCCGGATTCAAGCTGTCGGGGTGTCTGGTTTGGGCGAAGAACTCTTTAGTACTTGGGCGGTCCGACTACCAGTGGCAGCACGAGCCGATTTTGTACGGATGGAAGCCTGGTGCGGCGCACAGGTGGTACGGTGGCCGGAAACAAACCACCCTGGTCGATGGTGGTGGGTCCGCGTTCGCGGTAAATGACGATGGGTCGGTGACGGTGACGGTCGGGGGCGAAATCTTAATTATTTCTGGCGAAAATCTGCGGGCGACTCCGGTCTGCTCGTCGCTGTTCCGGGCGGAAAAGCCGAGATCCTCGGCCGACCATCCGACGATGAAACCGCCGGAGTTAATTGCTTCGATGCTGAAGAATTCAACTCGCAAAGGCGATATTGTTTTGGATCTCTTCGCGGGGTCCGGGTCTACTCTCATCGCCTGCGAGGCGCATGGCCGCCTTGCGCGCCTGGTAGAATTGGACCCGCTGTTTTGCGACGTGATTGTGCGGCGTTGGCAGCATTTTACGGGAAAGTCGGCGGTGCTTGAGGCGACAGGCCGACCGTTTAGCGAGGTGGCAAGTGGCAGGACGTAA
- a CDS encoding ParB/Srx family N-terminal domain-containing protein yields MIEVRAMRVTDLIPYVNNARQHSDEQVAQIAASIREFGFNNPILCDGQKGVIAGHGRLLAARKLGLEMVPAIELAHLTETQKKAYILADNRIAENATWDEALVRVELEALRAEGFDTLLTGFDLQEESDTPLDRDEGPPLESVAVSLEGDVWLLGQHRLTCGDATVITDIDRAMGGVMADACWTDPPL; encoded by the coding sequence GTGATCGAAGTCAGGGCGATGCGGGTCACGGACCTGATCCCGTATGTCAACAACGCGCGCCAGCACAGCGATGAACAGGTCGCGCAGATCGCGGCGTCAATCCGGGAGTTCGGATTCAACAACCCGATACTTTGCGACGGCCAAAAGGGTGTCATCGCCGGCCATGGCCGGTTGCTCGCGGCAAGGAAGCTGGGGCTCGAAATGGTGCCGGCAATCGAGCTGGCGCACCTGACCGAGACGCAAAAGAAAGCATACATCCTGGCGGACAACCGGATCGCCGAAAACGCGACATGGGACGAGGCGCTGGTCCGGGTTGAGCTTGAGGCGCTGCGGGCGGAGGGGTTCGACACGCTGCTGACGGGCTTTGACCTACAGGAAGAATCGGACACCCCGTTGGACAGGGACGAGGGGCCTCCGCTCGAGTCAGTCGCGGTTTCGTTGGAGGGCGATGTGTGGTTGTTGGGCCAGCATCGGTTGACCTGCGGTGACGCGACGGTCATCACAGATATTGACCGGGCTATGGGCGGCGTAATGGCGGACGCATGCTGGACAGATCCCCCCCTATAA
- a CDS encoding HNH endonuclease signature motif containing protein: MSSWNSCEQHEKTKKQHQNARRLPVGRSYFGARMPTSPARPCRRCRRPTRNAGGYCDRCEPRRKQAANEQDRRRGSAAARGYGHRWRKLRAAFLAEHPLCAECQRRGRVTVATDVDHIEPHKGDKGKFWALGNLQALCHRCHSAKTAREDGGFGNG, encoded by the coding sequence ATGTCATCGTGGAATTCGTGTGAGCAGCACGAAAAAACTAAAAAACAACATCAAAACGCCCGGCGGCTTCCCGTCGGGCGTTCGTATTTTGGGGCCAGGATGCCAACCTCACCGGCGAGACCATGCAGGCGTTGCAGGCGCCCAACGCGCAATGCCGGCGGGTACTGTGACCGGTGCGAGCCGAGGAGGAAGCAGGCGGCGAACGAGCAGGACCGGCGACGGGGATCGGCGGCGGCGCGTGGCTACGGCCACCGGTGGCGCAAGCTGAGGGCCGCGTTCCTGGCCGAGCATCCGCTGTGCGCCGAGTGCCAACGGCGAGGCCGGGTGACGGTGGCGACGGACGTCGACCACATCGAGCCGCACAAGGGCGATAAGGGAAAATTCTGGGCCCTGGGCAACCTTCAGGCGTTGTGCCATCGGTGCCACTCGGCCAAGACGGCCCGCGAGGACGGCGGCTTCGGCAATGGGTAG
- a CDS encoding VRR-NUC domain-containing protein, with product MKNQTPLESWEQEQFFRWVISNQIRIPELQLANGSMNGIRVSPSLRARLKGQGLRPGVPDIDLPVRRGECCGLRIEMKRKAGGTVSAEQKRFHELLRSQGYRVEVCRGWREAVAVVRDYLGV from the coding sequence ATGAAAAACCAAACACCCCTGGAGTCATGGGAGCAGGAGCAATTTTTCCGGTGGGTCATCTCGAACCAGATCCGGATCCCCGAGCTGCAGCTGGCCAACGGCTCGATGAACGGCATTCGCGTATCGCCGAGTCTGCGGGCAAGGCTGAAGGGGCAAGGGCTGCGGCCTGGCGTTCCCGACATCGACCTGCCTGTCCGGCGTGGTGAGTGCTGCGGGCTGCGGATCGAGATGAAGCGGAAGGCGGGCGGAACGGTGTCGGCCGAGCAGAAGCGGTTCCACGAACTACTGCGGTCGCAGGGCTACCGGGTGGAGGTCTGCCGGGGCTGGCGTGAGGCGGTAGCGGTGGTCAGGGATTACCTCGGGGTTTGA
- a CDS encoding AAA family ATPase gives MSKVLVFWNQEKMEAFAAENEVPKGVSLDCFGENKQLTRIAEHREEYPNFIFFDGFEKGCRNIFFGMSEDWREGYANDGDGHYIGVVQSEEAISVLRTLRAEAAMSYVYDPYIPRRIWQAPSFSPINVSSLLQMDRESPEPIIDGLLGRGESLLISGPAGIGKSLLVNYLAHVLASGGPLWGYRVPRPAVSLIVQAEVDGFAQRDRLGRLLTDNPELANDRVFMLGAPYDDAKCRVVGKLDDPAFHAEIVRAIRWSGADVLFIDPLISFNPVNENDNTQMRRVLDAFMAALADTGVTVVVTHHTTKGSGKTRGAGAIRDWAANALELELDRVEDGEARIRVIHDKARNFEQADPFYITRTMGLSFELTEHKAARVEDERLQCVVDVLTQAGGRIEGQRTFGLMVAEEGGIQQRAAIGRILDARDCGLIVEIEGGARGSKTYVFPRNRLCS, from the coding sequence ATGAGTAAGGTTTTAGTGTTCTGGAACCAGGAGAAAATGGAAGCGTTCGCGGCGGAAAACGAGGTGCCGAAGGGCGTTTCCCTGGATTGCTTCGGCGAGAACAAGCAGCTGACGCGGATTGCCGAGCACCGCGAGGAGTACCCGAATTTCATCTTTTTCGATGGGTTTGAAAAAGGCTGCCGGAATATCTTTTTCGGCATGTCGGAAGATTGGCGGGAAGGCTACGCCAACGACGGCGACGGCCATTATATCGGCGTCGTCCAGAGCGAGGAGGCGATATCGGTACTGAGGACGCTTCGGGCCGAGGCGGCGATGTCATACGTCTATGATCCCTACATCCCGCGGCGGATCTGGCAGGCGCCGAGCTTTTCCCCGATCAACGTCAGCAGCCTTTTGCAAATGGACAGGGAGTCGCCGGAGCCGATCATCGACGGGCTGCTGGGCCGGGGTGAGTCCCTGCTGATTTCCGGCCCGGCCGGTATCGGCAAGAGCCTGCTGGTCAACTATCTGGCGCACGTTCTGGCGAGCGGCGGCCCGCTGTGGGGCTACAGGGTGCCGCGCCCCGCCGTCTCGCTTATCGTTCAGGCGGAGGTCGATGGTTTCGCGCAACGGGACCGGCTGGGCCGACTCCTGACGGACAACCCGGAGCTGGCGAACGACCGTGTTTTTATGCTGGGTGCGCCGTATGACGATGCCAAATGCCGGGTGGTTGGGAAGCTGGACGATCCAGCGTTCCATGCGGAGATCGTGAGGGCCATTCGGTGGTCCGGCGCCGACGTTCTGTTCATCGACCCTTTGATCTCGTTCAATCCCGTCAACGAAAACGACAACACGCAGATGCGGCGCGTCCTGGACGCGTTCATGGCGGCGCTGGCCGATACCGGCGTGACCGTGGTTGTTACCCACCACACCACGAAGGGCAGTGGGAAAACCCGAGGTGCGGGAGCGATTCGGGACTGGGCGGCGAACGCTCTTGAACTGGAGTTGGACCGCGTTGAGGACGGCGAGGCCCGGATCAGGGTTATCCACGACAAGGCCCGCAACTTCGAGCAGGCGGATCCCTTCTATATCACCAGGACGATGGGTCTATCGTTCGAGCTGACTGAGCACAAGGCCGCCAGGGTCGAGGATGAACGGCTGCAATGCGTGGTCGATGTTCTGACGCAGGCCGGTGGACGGATCGAGGGGCAGAGGACGTTCGGTTTGATGGTGGCGGAAGAGGGCGGAATCCAGCAGCGCGCGGCAATTGGCAGGATTCTCGACGCCCGCGATTGCGGCCTGATCGTTGAAATCGAGGGTGGGGCACGCGGCTCGAAAACATACGTTTTCCCCCGAAATCGTCTGTGCAGTTGA
- a CDS encoding AAA family ATPase: MIDLSVASQQRREYYRPPAVPDDPVEAFRGAMAEYGLAPDSIDPSGRLVRFDIDKRGDKAGWYVFFLGEVSAGAFGSWKSGDKQNWCQFGPGELTDAQAEEYRRTVERAKKQREEEEARLQAEARVKAGEIWDRAEPAAPDHPYLVKKGVACRDLKTGRGDLIAPLRDADGAIHNVQFIKPGGEKKFLFGGRVEGLSFTIPGDGRVMLCEGVATGASIHAATGATVICAFNAGNLPPVARSFRERCPTTPLTICADNDRFTAGNPGITKAGEAAKATGATLVFPCFDGIPGGDDQALKWSDFNDLAAVAGNDTVALQIKNPGERGRLPPLSPAGSQVGNRLKFRPKPLEFIFKFNDQGLIPRGVIGVLTATGGTGKTFFLLSLAMAGAAGGNFGPIRAPSPVKTLVIVGEDTQDELDRRLWDIGHGQFPEQLHAASVYGELGPLMRLDGSLPVLADTYFWLEQTIKNHPGLELLIIDPKSRFYGLDENNSEHATQWIQALEGLAKRHGLTILFSHHTSKDSAGKISQNMSRGSSAIVDGCRWQGGLVRMDDKMAARLGVERAREYVLFDAPKSNYAADLPGVICFRRGEGGVLEYTEPGREHKEKMAAALIEKITLDPRQYTRLDLVKGGAGDGIAREMKDKFPGFRRAVDMEWMIEKLINEKRLYEVEASDSAIGRPRIVLVAIPF; the protein is encoded by the coding sequence ATGATTGACCTTTCAGTGGCGTCACAACAGCGCAGGGAATACTACCGGCCGCCGGCCGTTCCCGATGATCCGGTCGAGGCCTTCCGGGGCGCGATGGCGGAGTATGGCCTTGCCCCCGACAGCATCGACCCCAGCGGCCGGCTGGTCCGGTTTGACATCGACAAACGGGGCGACAAGGCCGGCTGGTACGTTTTTTTTCTTGGTGAGGTGTCGGCCGGCGCGTTCGGCAGCTGGAAATCCGGTGACAAGCAAAACTGGTGTCAGTTTGGGCCCGGCGAGCTGACCGACGCGCAGGCGGAGGAATACCGGCGCACGGTGGAGCGGGCCAAAAAGCAGCGGGAGGAGGAAGAGGCCCGGCTGCAGGCCGAGGCCAGGGTCAAGGCGGGCGAGATCTGGGACCGGGCGGAGCCGGCCGCGCCGGATCATCCCTATCTGGTTAAAAAGGGCGTGGCGTGTCGCGATCTGAAAACGGGCCGGGGTGACTTGATAGCGCCCCTGCGCGACGCCGACGGAGCGATTCACAACGTCCAGTTCATCAAGCCGGGCGGGGAGAAGAAGTTTCTGTTCGGCGGCCGTGTCGAGGGGCTGTCGTTCACCATTCCGGGCGACGGGCGGGTCATGCTCTGCGAGGGCGTGGCGACGGGAGCGAGCATTCACGCGGCCACGGGGGCAACGGTGATTTGCGCGTTCAACGCCGGGAATCTGCCGCCCGTGGCGCGATCGTTCCGGGAGCGCTGCCCCACTACCCCTTTGACCATTTGCGCGGACAACGACCGATTCACGGCGGGAAACCCCGGGATCACCAAGGCGGGCGAGGCAGCCAAGGCCACGGGGGCAACGCTGGTGTTCCCTTGTTTCGACGGCATTCCGGGCGGCGACGACCAGGCCCTGAAATGGTCGGACTTCAATGATCTGGCGGCGGTGGCCGGTAACGATACCGTTGCGCTGCAGATTAAAAATCCGGGTGAGCGGGGGCGGCTGCCGCCGTTGTCCCCGGCCGGTTCGCAAGTTGGAAACCGCTTGAAGTTTAGGCCAAAACCCCTCGAATTTATTTTTAAATTCAACGACCAGGGCTTGATCCCGCGCGGCGTGATCGGGGTGCTTACGGCCACGGGCGGGACCGGCAAAACCTTCTTCCTGCTGTCGCTGGCGATGGCGGGGGCCGCGGGCGGCAACTTCGGGCCGATCCGGGCGCCGTCGCCCGTCAAGACCCTGGTCATCGTCGGCGAGGACACGCAGGACGAGCTGGACCGGCGGTTGTGGGATATCGGCCACGGCCAGTTTCCCGAGCAGCTGCACGCGGCCTCCGTTTATGGCGAGCTGGGGCCGCTGATGCGACTGGACGGATCGTTGCCGGTTTTGGCCGACACCTATTTCTGGCTGGAGCAGACCATCAAGAATCATCCGGGGCTGGAACTGCTGATCATCGACCCGAAATCCCGCTTCTACGGCCTGGACGAAAACAACAGCGAACATGCGACGCAATGGATCCAGGCGCTTGAGGGCCTGGCGAAGCGTCATGGCCTGACCATCCTTTTCAGTCACCACACCAGCAAGGACAGTGCCGGGAAGATCAGCCAGAACATGAGTCGGGGCAGTTCCGCCATTGTGGACGGGTGTCGCTGGCAGGGCGGGCTGGTGCGCATGGACGACAAAATGGCGGCCAGGCTGGGCGTTGAGCGGGCACGCGAGTATGTCCTGTTCGACGCGCCAAAGTCCAACTACGCGGCCGATCTGCCGGGGGTGATCTGCTTCCGCCGGGGCGAGGGTGGCGTGCTGGAATACACCGAGCCGGGCAGGGAACACAAAGAAAAGATGGCGGCGGCCCTGATCGAGAAGATCACGCTGGACCCCCGGCAATATACCCGGCTGGACCTGGTCAAGGGCGGCGCGGGAGACGGGATTGCCAGGGAAATGAAAGACAAGTTTCCCGGTTTCCGGCGGGCGGTCGACATGGAGTGGATGATTGAAAAACTGATCAATGAGAAAAGATTATATGAAGTCGAGGCGAGCGATTCCGCCATTGGGCGACCGAGAATCGTCCTGGTGGCAATACCTTTTTAG
- a CDS encoding nucleoside triphosphate pyrophosphohydrolase family protein, translating into MDNAVRKILNQYQKDAARTLNRDTENPLNNYLLGIMGEVGEVIDVIKKHLYHGHDLAKLPEEVGDCCWYLAAICTTAECGDLGGCWRLSSCRQRDLEALALDAWTGVNNIRLCFHCVLPGPAGRGDTLRTAVGYLLRVLSAMCEAAGGDFLRVLDANVEKLWRRYPEAFSAAASRGRATSGDPSASL; encoded by the coding sequence ATGGACAACGCTGTCAGGAAAATTCTGAACCAGTACCAAAAAGACGCGGCGCGGACGCTGAACCGGGACACCGAGAATCCGCTGAACAATTACCTGCTCGGCATCATGGGCGAGGTGGGCGAGGTGATCGACGTCATCAAAAAGCACCTCTACCACGGCCACGACCTGGCCAAGCTGCCGGAGGAGGTGGGGGATTGCTGCTGGTATCTGGCGGCGATCTGCACGACGGCCGAGTGTGGCGATTTGGGCGGTTGCTGGCGGCTGTCGTCCTGCCGGCAGCGGGACCTGGAGGCGCTGGCCCTGGACGCCTGGACGGGGGTCAACAATATCCGGCTCTGCTTCCATTGCGTCCTACCTGGCCCAGCCGGCCGGGGCGATACGCTACGGACGGCCGTCGGCTACCTGCTGCGGGTTCTGTCCGCCATGTGCGAGGCGGCAGGGGGCGATTTTTTGCGGGTGCTGGACGCCAACGTCGAGAAGCTGTGGCGGCGGTATCCGGAGGCGTTCAGCGCCGCGGCGAGTCGGGGAAGGGCCACCAGCGGCGATCCATCAGCCTCGCTCTGA
- a CDS encoding type II toxin-antitoxin system RelE/ParE family toxin, producing the protein MNYLLRSTRQFDKWFSGIKDRQCRARIAQRIDAMTVGSFGDHKQIGDGLFELRLFFGPGFRVYYTVRGREIIFLLAGGDKSTQKKDIALAQQLLNQMEDCNDGP; encoded by the coding sequence ATGAATTATCTCCTGCGCAGCACCAGACAATTTGATAAATGGTTTTCCGGCATAAAAGACCGGCAGTGCCGCGCAAGAATCGCCCAGCGGATCGACGCCATGACCGTTGGGTCGTTCGGCGACCACAAACAAATCGGTGACGGTCTTTTTGAACTGCGGCTGTTTTTCGGCCCTGGGTTTCGCGTGTATTACACGGTGCGTGGGCGCGAAATCATTTTTCTGCTGGCCGGTGGCGATAAATCGACGCAGAAAAAAGATATTGCTCTGGCACAGCAGCTTTTGAACCAGATGGAGGACTGCAATGATGGCCCTTGA
- a CDS encoding addiction module antidote protein yields MALETRPFDIAEHLETEEDIREFLKAAAEDGSPDVFIHALNTAARAMGMTEVAKKAGVTRASLYKSLAEGGNPRFDTIVKVTEALGCKLKVA; encoded by the coding sequence ATGGCCCTTGAAACACGACCCTTCGACATTGCCGAACACCTGGAGACCGAGGAAGATATCCGCGAGTTTCTCAAAGCCGCGGCGGAGGACGGCTCCCCGGACGTGTTTATCCACGCTCTGAATACAGCCGCCCGCGCCATGGGCATGACAGAGGTGGCGAAAAAAGCCGGTGTCACCCGCGCCAGCCTGTACAAATCGCTGGCCGAGGGTGGTAATCCGCGCTTTGACACCATTGTCAAGGTGACGGAAGCGCTGGGCTGCAAGCTCAAGGTGGCTTGA
- a CDS encoding DEAD/DEAH box helicase, whose product MILRPYQGRAVKNCLDALKKHGNTLLVSATGSGKTVMLSAVAGERLTGGGRVLVLQHRDELTGQNSRTFRQVCPDFPVSYYCADQKSWRGQATFGMVQTLCRDTALDSMPRLDLLVIDEAHHVAADSYQRIIDRARALNPDLAVFGVTATPERSDRRGLAGTFDNVADAITITELVRAGHLVPPVGRVIDIGTQDQLRRVKRSAADYDMAEVEAIQNTTIHNRQIVDYWLEHSSDRPSVAFCSTVKHAEDMRDAFRVAGVAAEAVHGELGTKERRAILAAYDRGEIPMLCNPMILTEGWDAQICSAILLLRTSSQKSTMIQMAGRGLRKLDPRRYPGRVKRDCLILDFGISLLTHGDLNVDAVLGKAKDPAEKGEARKKSCPECKAELPVQVRECPLCGYEFKVELTEGGFYNELEELRLIEIDLLNNSPFRWISLFDSDRVLVATGFDSWAAVTSVDGENWFAIGGQGREAQLLTIANRVGAVASADDFMRANETSRSAKKAAGWMGHPASQKQEQTLGRFGYAGGHYSKIEAAAHLTFNFNRQTIERVMGVAA is encoded by the coding sequence ATGATCCTGCGGCCGTATCAGGGCCGGGCGGTGAAAAACTGCCTGGACGCCCTCAAAAAACACGGCAACACCCTGCTGGTATCCGCGACCGGATCGGGCAAGACGGTCATGCTCTCGGCCGTGGCGGGCGAGCGGCTGACGGGCGGCGGGCGGGTGCTGGTCCTGCAGCACCGCGACGAGCTGACCGGCCAGAATAGCCGGACGTTTCGCCAGGTTTGTCCGGATTTTCCCGTTTCCTACTACTGCGCCGATCAAAAGTCATGGCGGGGGCAGGCCACGTTCGGCATGGTGCAGACCCTGTGCCGGGACACGGCGCTGGATTCCATGCCCCGCCTGGATCTGCTGGTCATTGACGAGGCGCACCACGTCGCGGCCGACAGTTACCAGCGGATAATCGATCGGGCGCGGGCGCTGAATCCCGACCTTGCCGTTTTTGGCGTGACGGCGACGCCGGAGCGGTCGGACAGGCGGGGGCTGGCCGGGACGTTTGATAACGTGGCCGACGCGATCACGATAACCGAGCTTGTCCGGGCCGGGCATCTGGTCCCGCCGGTCGGCCGGGTGATTGACATCGGCACGCAGGACCAGCTGCGGCGGGTGAAAAGGTCGGCGGCCGACTACGACATGGCCGAGGTCGAGGCGATCCAGAACACCACGATTCACAACCGGCAGATTGTCGATTACTGGCTGGAGCACTCCAGCGACCGGCCGAGCGTGGCGTTTTGCTCAACGGTCAAGCACGCCGAGGACATGCGGGACGCGTTTCGCGTGGCGGGCGTGGCGGCCGAGGCGGTCCACGGCGAGCTTGGGACGAAAGAGCGCCGGGCGATTCTGGCGGCCTATGACCGGGGCGAAATCCCCATGCTGTGCAATCCGATGATTCTGACCGAGGGCTGGGACGCTCAAATTTGCTCGGCAATCCTGCTGCTGCGAACCAGCTCCCAAAAGTCCACCATGATCCAGATGGCGGGCCGGGGCCTGCGCAAGCTCGACCCCCGGCGGTATCCGGGGCGGGTGAAGCGCGATTGCCTGATTTTGGATTTCGGCATCTCCCTGCTGACCCACGGCGACCTGAACGTTGACGCGGTGCTCGGGAAAGCGAAAGACCCGGCCGAAAAGGGCGAGGCCAGGAAAAAGAGCTGCCCGGAGTGCAAGGCCGAGTTGCCGGTCCAGGTCAGGGAGTGTCCGCTGTGCGGGTACGAGTTCAAGGTCGAATTGACCGAGGGCGGTTTTTATAACGAGCTGGAGGAGTTGCGGCTGATCGAGATTGACCTGCTCAACAACTCGCCGTTCCGCTGGATTTCGCTGTTCGACTCCGACCGGGTGCTGGTGGCGACGGGGTTCGATAGCTGGGCGGCGGTCACTTCTGTTGACGGTGAGAACTGGTTCGCCATCGGCGGCCAGGGGCGCGAGGCGCAGTTGCTGACCATTGCCAACCGGGTGGGCGCGGTGGCATCGGCGGATGACTTCATGCGGGCCAACGAAACGAGCCGCAGCGCGAAGAAGGCGGCGGGCTGGATGGGCCACCCGGCGAGCCAGAAACAGGAGCAGACGCTGGGGCGGTTTGGCTACGCGGGTGGCCATTATTCCAAGATCGAGGCGGCGGCGCACCTGACGTTCAACTTCAACCGGCAGACAATCGAGCGGGTCATGGGGGTGGCGGCATGA
- a CDS encoding ATP-binding protein, protein MSFTLDAIKPANANWQAQKILVYSVQGLGKTTFGATFEAPIIARTEDGAGALNVPTFPQLITTFADMEAVITALHGEHLFKTLVLDSLDWLEPIVWVKQIEAMPHSEKGREVKNIEDYGFGKGYHMALDWWRYLMGGLDSLRFRKGMTVVLVAHSEVKRYDSPETDPFDRYGIKLHRGAFALWQEWADMVLFCNYKTRIHSADVGFNKEIKRGEGSGERVIYTEERPAYLAKNRWGLPPEIYIGQDKTWAAFHRELSKATGGRYAVPECVKNTSTTSQKGAEKEKDK, encoded by the coding sequence ATGAGCTTCACCCTTGACGCAATCAAGCCGGCCAACGCCAACTGGCAGGCACAGAAGATCCTGGTCTATTCGGTCCAGGGTTTGGGTAAGACGACTTTCGGCGCGACGTTCGAGGCGCCGATCATCGCCCGCACGGAGGATGGTGCCGGCGCGCTTAACGTGCCGACATTCCCGCAACTGATCACCACGTTCGCCGACATGGAGGCGGTCATTACCGCGCTGCATGGCGAGCACCTGTTCAAAACCCTGGTCCTCGACTCGCTCGACTGGCTGGAACCGATTGTGTGGGTCAAGCAGATCGAGGCCATGCCGCACAGCGAAAAGGGCCGCGAGGTCAAGAACATCGAGGACTATGGCTTCGGCAAGGGCTACCACATGGCGCTCGACTGGTGGCGCTATCTGATGGGCGGGCTTGACTCCCTGCGGTTTCGCAAGGGCATGACCGTTGTGCTGGTGGCCCACTCCGAGGTCAAGCGCTACGACAGCCCGGAAACGGACCCCTTCGACCGCTACGGCATCAAGCTGCACCGAGGCGCGTTCGCCCTCTGGCAGGAGTGGGCGGACATGGTGCTGTTCTGCAACTACAAGACGCGCATCCACTCGGCCGACGTGGGCTTCAACAAGGAAATCAAGCGCGGCGAGGGATCGGGCGAGCGGGTGATCTACACCGAGGAGCGGCCCGCGTACCTGGCCAAAAACCGCTGGGGGCTGCCGCCGGAAATCTACATCGGCCAGGACAAGACCTGGGCGGCGTTCCACCGGGAGCTGAGCAAGGCCACCGGCGGGCGCTATGCGGTGCCGGAGTGCGTCAAAAACACGTCCACCACTTCCCAAAAGGGAGCCGAAAAGGAGAAGGATAAATGA
- a CDS encoding ParB/RepB/Spo0J family partition protein: MKRIEMEIELRDPATLEPHPLNAEIYGDGADAELVQSVKEQGVMEPLLVTMDGVIISGHRRCHAAKLAGQQVPVLVVDFGTLRDEEEAVIHNNRQREKTTEVRAREFARLKQIEAGRAKGRQVESALRNQPQSLNGANLPYSEPEGRARDIAAEKVGLKPRTAEKAAQVVEVIDTLKERGEVEQADELRAKLNKTVNGAFKETKGVKAVEAAARQGRKASPKEKHFRLISPVRYQSLHRDLFNFLAAQDRDGWPDMPKYAAVESIEEILTFLNR, encoded by the coding sequence ATGAAACGGATTGAGATGGAGATCGAGCTGCGCGACCCGGCAACGCTGGAACCGCACCCACTGAACGCGGAGATTTACGGCGACGGGGCCGACGCCGAGCTGGTGCAAAGCGTGAAGGAACAGGGCGTGATGGAGCCGCTGCTGGTGACGATGGACGGGGTGATCATTTCGGGTCACCGGCGCTGCCACGCGGCCAAGCTGGCGGGTCAGCAGGTGCCGGTGCTGGTGGTGGATTTTGGCACCCTGCGCGATGAGGAGGAAGCGGTGATTCACAACAACCGCCAGCGCGAGAAGACCACCGAGGTGCGGGCACGGGAGTTCGCCCGGTTGAAACAGATTGAGGCGGGGCGGGCGAAGGGACGGCAGGTTGAGAGCGCATTAAGGAACCAGCCGCAAAGTCTGAATGGGGCAAATTTGCCCTATTCAGAACCCGAAGGCAGAGCCCGCGACATTGCCGCCGAAAAGGTGGGGCTTAAACCGCGCACGGCGGAGAAGGCGGCGCAGGTGGTTGAGGTGATCGACACCCTGAAGGAGCGGGGGGAGGTGGAGCAGGCCGACGAGCTGCGGGCCAAGTTGAACAAGACCGTCAATGGAGCCTTCAAGGAGACGAAGGGCGTCAAGGCAGTGGAGGCGGCTGCGCGGCAGGGCAGGAAGGCCAGTCCGAAAGAAAAACACTTCCGGCTGATTTCCCCCGTCAGATATCAGTCGTTGCACAGAGACCTTTTTAATTTTTTGGCGGCGCAAGACCGGGACGGTTGGCCGGACATGCCGAAATACGCGGCGGTTGAGAGCATTGAAGAGATTTTAACTTTTCTCAACAGGTAA